A single window of uncultured Sunxiuqinia sp. DNA harbors:
- a CDS encoding glycoside hydrolase family 2 TIM barrel-domain containing protein produces the protein MKLRNWRTVCFLLIMLIANTFVAQSKNYWQDPKVNAVNREPIHSTFFAYESEDAAFAGIKENSTNFMSLNDKWKFNWVQHAWQRPTDFYKPDLNDNGWDDMKVPGVWELNGYGDPLYVNSGYAWRNQYKNNPPIVPEENNHVGTYRKEIQLPTNWDGKEIFVHFGSVTSNISLYVNGKFVGYSEDSKLEAEFNLTKYLKPGKNLLAFQIFRWCDGTYLEDQDFWRFAGIGRDCYLYARNKTYIRDLKVTPDLVNDYTDGVLQVKLDLSANADVELKLKDASGKVVVEKKQLTGSGWLTTEIEVANPAKWTAETPTLYRIVATLKKSGKVLEVLPVRVGFRKVEIKDSQLCVNGQPILIKGVNRHELDPDGGYVVSPERMEQDIRMMKKFNVNAVRTCHYPDNSLWYELCDKYGIYVVAEANLESHGMGYGDETLAKNPLFDKAHLERNERNLLRNYNHPSVIIWSMGNEAGFGSNFEAAYKWIKGYDQSRPVQYERAGENEYTDIFCPMYYGYESSKKYVQSDKKKPLIQCEYAHAMGNSEGGFKEYWDLIRKYPIYQGGFIWDFVDQSIHWENEDGQLIYAYGGDFNPYDAADNNFLDNGLISPDRKPNPHYHEVGYYYQSIWTTPLDLKNGQIEVYNEYFFHDLSNFYLQWGLVADGKILQTGIVDDLNVDPQQKAKVDLGVKLPDDLQANEVFVNIAYKLKTAEQLVSAGYTLARQQLAVKDWTFKPLELANKILANKQVVEPTIIENDTNYLLVKGENFQVDFSRKSGYLCRYNVNGKFVFEDGSELKPNFWRAPTDNDFGAKLQQKYAVWKKPKIELKSIDAAMNTEGLAEVKAAYNMPEIGGELLLTYKINNEGTVKVNQKLIAGKNNEVSEMFRFGMKLEMPGNYSHIKYYGRGPGENYIDRKDAAFIGLYNQTVEEQAYAYIRPQETGTKSDVRWWAQLDEARSGLCFKSDDVYSISALNYTVESLDDGIEKDQRHFPEVEQSNFVTICIDKKQMGLGCVNSWGAVPREEYRMPYLNYEFDFIINPVVHLVE, from the coding sequence ATGAAATTAAGAAATTGGCGAACAGTTTGCTTCTTGTTAATCATGTTAATAGCGAATACCTTCGTTGCTCAATCAAAAAATTATTGGCAGGATCCGAAGGTCAATGCAGTCAATCGTGAACCAATACATAGTACATTTTTTGCTTATGAATCGGAAGATGCTGCTTTTGCGGGAATAAAAGAAAATTCAACCAACTTTATGAGCCTTAACGACAAATGGAAATTTAACTGGGTGCAACATGCCTGGCAACGTCCAACCGATTTTTATAAACCTGATTTAAATGATAACGGCTGGGATGATATGAAGGTTCCCGGAGTTTGGGAGTTGAACGGCTACGGCGATCCGTTGTATGTAAATAGCGGTTATGCTTGGCGCAACCAGTACAAAAATAACCCACCAATTGTTCCCGAAGAAAATAATCATGTAGGAACTTATCGCAAAGAAATACAGTTGCCGACAAATTGGGATGGCAAAGAAATCTTTGTTCATTTTGGTTCGGTAACTTCTAACATCAGTTTGTATGTCAACGGAAAATTTGTTGGATACAGCGAAGACAGTAAACTGGAGGCTGAATTTAATCTGACAAAATACCTGAAGCCGGGTAAAAACCTACTGGCGTTTCAAATCTTTCGCTGGTGCGATGGTACCTACCTGGAAGATCAGGATTTCTGGCGCTTCGCTGGCATTGGTCGCGATTGCTATTTGTATGCCCGCAATAAAACTTACATCCGCGATTTAAAAGTTACCCCCGATTTAGTAAACGACTATACCGATGGAGTTTTGCAGGTAAAACTTGATTTGTCGGCAAATGCTGATGTTGAGTTAAAACTGAAAGATGCAAGTGGGAAAGTTGTAGTAGAAAAAAAACAGCTGACTGGCTCCGGTTGGTTGACTACCGAAATTGAAGTTGCCAATCCCGCAAAGTGGACCGCTGAAACGCCAACATTATATCGCATAGTGGCAACACTTAAAAAATCAGGAAAGGTATTGGAAGTGCTTCCGGTACGAGTTGGTTTCCGAAAAGTAGAAATAAAGGACAGTCAGCTTTGTGTGAATGGTCAACCCATATTGATTAAAGGGGTGAACCGCCACGAATTGGATCCTGATGGTGGGTATGTGGTGTCTCCCGAGCGCATGGAACAAGATATTCGAATGATGAAAAAATTCAATGTAAATGCGGTACGCACCTGCCATTATCCCGATAATAGCTTGTGGTATGAACTGTGCGACAAGTACGGAATTTATGTGGTAGCCGAAGCTAATCTGGAATCGCACGGCATGGGTTATGGTGACGAAACGCTGGCTAAGAATCCGTTGTTTGATAAAGCGCATTTGGAACGTAACGAACGTAACCTATTGCGCAACTACAACCATCCTTCAGTAATTATTTGGTCGATGGGAAACGAGGCTGGTTTTGGATCAAACTTTGAAGCTGCCTATAAATGGATTAAGGGTTACGATCAATCGCGTCCGGTTCAATACGAGCGAGCTGGGGAAAATGAATACACAGATATCTTTTGTCCCATGTATTATGGCTACGAGAGCAGCAAAAAATATGTACAGTCAGATAAAAAGAAACCCTTGATTCAGTGCGAATATGCCCACGCCATGGGTAATTCCGAAGGTGGGTTTAAAGAATATTGGGATTTGATCCGCAAATATCCAATTTATCAGGGAGGTTTTATTTGGGATTTTGTTGATCAGTCGATCCATTGGGAAAATGAAGATGGCCAGTTGATTTATGCATACGGTGGCGACTTCAACCCTTATGATGCTGCCGACAATAACTTCCTCGACAACGGTTTAATTAGCCCCGATCGCAAACCAAATCCACATTACCACGAAGTTGGTTATTATTATCAATCGATCTGGACCACTCCACTTGACCTGAAAAACGGGCAGATTGAGGTGTACAATGAATACTTTTTCCATGATCTTTCAAATTTCTACCTTCAGTGGGGATTGGTAGCCGACGGCAAAATTTTGCAAACCGGAATTGTAGATGATTTAAATGTTGATCCACAGCAAAAAGCTAAAGTTGACCTTGGCGTTAAATTGCCGGACGATCTTCAGGCAAACGAGGTGTTTGTAAATATAGCCTACAAATTGAAAACTGCAGAGCAGCTCGTTTCGGCAGGCTATACCTTGGCTCGTCAGCAATTGGCCGTTAAGGACTGGACATTTAAGCCACTTGAACTCGCCAATAAAATTTTGGCTAACAAGCAGGTGGTAGAGCCAACAATTATTGAAAATGATACGAATTACTTATTGGTTAAAGGTGAAAATTTCCAAGTAGACTTTAGCCGTAAATCGGGTTACCTGTGTCGCTATAACGTTAATGGAAAATTTGTATTTGAGGATGGATCTGAATTGAAACCGAACTTTTGGCGGGCTCCGACCGATAATGACTTCGGTGCCAAGTTGCAGCAGAAGTATGCGGTTTGGAAAAAACCTAAAATTGAATTGAAATCGATTGATGCGGCAATGAATACGGAAGGATTAGCTGAAGTAAAGGCAGCATACAACATGCCTGAAATAGGCGGGGAATTGTTGTTGACTTATAAAATTAATAACGAAGGAACTGTAAAAGTAAACCAGAAACTGATCGCTGGAAAAAATAACGAGGTTTCGGAAATGTTCCGTTTTGGTATGAAACTGGAAATGCCGGGAAACTATTCGCACATTAAATACTATGGTCGTGGACCGGGCGAAAACTACATCGACCGGAAAGATGCCGCCTTTATAGGTTTGTATAATCAAACCGTTGAAGAGCAAGCTTACGCATACATTCGTCCGCAGGAAACCGGTACTAAATCCGATGTTCGCTGGTGGGCACAGTTAGATGAAGCTCGCTCGGGACTTTGTTTCAAGTCGGACGATGTTTACTCGATTTCAGCGTTAAACTATACCGTTGAGTCGCTGGATGATGGTATCGAAAAAGATCAACGACATTTTCCGGAAGTAGAGCAAAGTAATTTCGTTACTATTTGTATTGATAAAAAGCAGATGGGCTTGGGATGTGTAAACAGTTGGGGTGCAGTTCCACGCGAAGAGTACCGGATGCCTTATCTGAACTATGAGTTCGATTTCATTATTAATCCGGTAGTACATTTGGTTGAATAG
- a CDS encoding heparan-alpha-glucosaminide N-acetyltransferase domain-containing protein, which translates to MEQVIKHRAERFLSLDVFRGLTIALMIVVNTPGTGAHFYPYLTHAQWFGFTLADLVFPSFLFAVGNAMSFSMKKMRLAPPSDVWKKIIKRTVIIFLLGYLMYWFPFFQFGDDGGLVLKPIGETRIMGVLQRIALCYFFASVIVLYLSEKPAVIVSVLILLAYWAILYVFGEPGAQLEMASNAAGKFDLSILGIGHIYKKDSIPFDPEGILSTLPAIVNVLWGYLAGVFIQKEGKSFEGIAKLLMVGFLMASLALWWDLVFPMSKKLWTSPFVLYTVGLDLSIMAVLIYLIELKKVKVGVKFFDVFGKNPLFIYLFSELFYMTLRLIPVNANQDAFEWASEQIFQQLFPGPFGAFVTAIVYVMLCWALGWWLNKRRIYIKI; encoded by the coding sequence ATGGAACAAGTAATCAAGCATAGGGCAGAACGTTTTCTATCACTCGATGTATTTCGAGGATTAACGATCGCTTTGATGATTGTGGTGAACACTCCCGGAACAGGAGCCCATTTTTATCCTTACCTGACACACGCCCAGTGGTTTGGTTTCACATTAGCCGACCTTGTATTTCCCTCTTTCTTGTTTGCGGTGGGTAATGCCATGAGTTTTTCGATGAAAAAGATGCGATTGGCACCACCGTCAGATGTTTGGAAAAAGATTATCAAGCGTACCGTCATCATCTTTTTGTTGGGCTACCTGATGTACTGGTTTCCTTTCTTTCAATTTGGCGATGATGGCGGGCTGGTGTTGAAACCAATAGGGGAGACTCGGATTATGGGTGTTTTGCAGCGCATTGCACTTTGTTACTTTTTCGCTTCGGTAATCGTTTTGTATTTGTCTGAGAAACCAGCGGTTATTGTTTCGGTTCTGATTTTACTGGCTTACTGGGCAATTCTGTACGTATTTGGTGAGCCTGGCGCTCAATTGGAAATGGCCAGCAATGCGGCCGGCAAGTTCGATTTATCAATCTTAGGTATCGGACATATTTATAAAAAAGATAGTATTCCTTTCGATCCCGAAGGAATACTCAGCACATTGCCAGCTATCGTAAACGTTTTATGGGGCTACCTGGCAGGTGTTTTCATTCAAAAGGAAGGAAAGTCTTTCGAGGGAATTGCCAAATTGTTGATGGTCGGATTTCTGATGGCGTCGCTGGCACTTTGGTGGGATCTGGTTTTCCCCATGTCAAAGAAATTGTGGACAAGTCCGTTTGTGCTCTATACAGTCGGATTGGATTTGTCAATTATGGCTGTTTTGATTTATCTAATCGAACTCAAAAAAGTTAAAGTTGGTGTCAAGTTCTTCGATGTATTTGGCAAAAATCCGCTTTTCATCTATTTGTTTTCCGAACTTTTCTACATGACGTTGCGTCTGATTCCGGTGAATGCCAATCAGGACGCTTTCGAGTGGGCGAGCGAACAGATATTTCAACAACTATTTCCGGGACCGTTTGGAGCATTTGTAACAGCAATTGTTTACGTCATGTTGTGTTGGGCACTGGGCTGGTGGCTAAACAAAAGACGAATTTATATAAAGATATAG